The following coding sequences are from one Planctomycetota bacterium window:
- a CDS encoding cytidine deaminase, producing MSRPSWDEYFMAIAEEVSRRSTCLRRQVGAIL from the coding sequence ATGAGCCGACCGAGTTGGGATGAATATTTCATGGCGATCGCCGAGGAGGTGTCGCGGCGCTCGACGTGCCTGCGCCGGCAGGTGGGGGCGATTCT